Proteins encoded by one window of Mycoplasma capricolum subsp. capricolum ATCC 27343:
- the oppC gene encoding oligopeptide ABC transporter permease OppC, with the protein MKTKQVEQPDFSLLLDKEREAFFKRHGLDIFQIDHSLFELVGSQAKTSETIITKPYSYWKAVGRILVTSKVFIVCSIILFALLLTSIIVPWGKEAIPLKTPGTSQEHPSMKYWFGLGRNGEDYWIEIWLGLRSSLSFAFVMTFLQLSIGIIMGLIWGYYRKLDILFYQLTSLILVIPQLILIIVIMSVFGIGYWPMILGIVIQAWIGPAFSIRILVLSIRDADYNIASITLGTRSDKIIRKNVLPKILPVLIQVSTFSIPTAIAIESTLAYFDRGFVDGKKNTSLGKILQSIMQSSEWQVYPHLIILPILFICIISTLFFLVLKVFADSLDPKNHR; encoded by the coding sequence ATGAAAACAAAACAAGTAGAACAACCAGATTTTTCACTTCTTTTAGATAAAGAAAGAGAAGCGTTTTTCAAAAGACATGGTTTAGATATTTTTCAAATAGATCACTCTCTATTTGAATTAGTTGGTTCACAAGCTAAAACCAGTGAAACAATTATTACAAAACCATATAGTTATTGAAAAGCTGTTGGTAGAATTCTTGTTACTAGTAAAGTATTTATTGTTTGTTCAATTATTTTATTTGCTTTATTACTAACCTCAATAATTGTTCCTTGAGGAAAAGAAGCAATTCCTTTAAAAACACCTGGTACATCTCAAGAACACCCTTCTATGAAATATTGATTTGGACTAGGTAGAAATGGTGAAGATTATTGAATTGAGATTTGATTAGGTTTAAGAAGTAGTTTATCTTTTGCTTTTGTTATGACCTTTTTACAATTATCAATTGGAATTATTATGGGATTAATTTGAGGATATTATAGAAAATTAGATATTTTATTCTATCAATTAACTTCACTAATTCTAGTTATTCCACAACTAATTTTAATTATTGTTATTATGTCAGTATTTGGTATTGGATACTGGCCAATGATTTTAGGAATTGTTATTCAAGCTTGAATTGGTCCAGCATTTAGTATTAGAATTTTAGTTTTATCAATTAGAGATGCCGATTATAATATTGCTTCAATTACACTTGGAACTAGATCAGATAAAATTATTAGAAAAAATGTTTTACCAAAAATTTTACCAGTATTAATTCAAGTATCAACATTTTCAATTCCAACAGCAATTGCAATTGAATCAACTTTAGCTTATTTTGATAGAGGATTTGTTGATGGTAAGAAAAATACTTCACTAGGTAAGATTTTACAATCAATTATGCAATCAAGTGAATGACAAGTTTATCCGCATTTAATTATTTTACCTATTTTATTTATTTGTATTATTTCAACTTTATTTTTCTTAGTATTAAAAGTATTTGCTGATTCACTAGATCCAAAAAACCACAGATAG
- the oppB gene encoding oligopeptide ABC transporter permease OppB, which produces MKSTSKNKQEALNLNTQLLLDDFSLLNETNQQHKVSKWTTFKYWYYDTSANIYKYFVRHPLYGYSFKRILYGLITLLLSIVILYVVIRLITPNEKYLPPDIEKTGLSRAQQDKLLEDRMKRFGVYGPLIPQILTYLKNITPFIPKQIVLGSEVIISQNGQEIVVSSKLITETRYVYLGVTTATTVAEEGSDALSIFLKAMPYSFAIGSVSVLISYALAILIGVRAAKKKGKLFDNVFNGISALVLAIPSIVIIIGTFIFSVAVLGNSGIYNTGSFATRFWPIFAIVVINLPGIATFVRRYIVDEMTVDYAKFALAKGTSSNKTYYVHIFRNAGVRIIRSIPSEIILTVFGSSMIVETQWAIPGMGRLIKESAGGNDFFVFLGFTVLSSFVSIFAKLLADLVHVLLDPRVSLTKD; this is translated from the coding sequence ATGAAATCAACATCAAAGAATAAACAAGAAGCGTTGAATTTAAACACTCAATTATTACTTGATGATTTTAGTTTACTTAATGAAACTAATCAACAACATAAAGTAAGTAAATGAACTACTTTTAAATATTGATATTATGACACTTCAGCTAATATTTATAAGTATTTTGTAAGACACCCTTTATATGGTTATTCATTTAAGCGTATATTATATGGTCTAATTACTTTATTATTATCAATTGTTATTTTATATGTTGTGATTCGTTTGATTACTCCAAATGAAAAATATTTACCACCAGATATTGAAAAAACGGGGTTATCTAGAGCTCAACAAGATAAGTTGTTAGAAGATCGTATGAAGCGATTTGGTGTTTATGGACCTTTAATTCCACAAATACTTACATATTTAAAAAACATCACACCCTTTATTCCTAAGCAAATTGTTTTAGGCTCAGAAGTTATTATTTCTCAAAATGGACAAGAAATTGTTGTTTCATCTAAATTAATTACTGAAACAAGATATGTTTATTTAGGTGTAACAACTGCTACAACTGTTGCTGAAGAAGGTAGTGATGCATTATCTATTTTCTTAAAAGCAATGCCATATTCATTTGCTATTGGTTCAGTTTCAGTTTTAATTAGTTATGCTTTAGCAATTTTAATTGGTGTTAGAGCTGCTAAGAAAAAAGGAAAATTATTTGATAATGTATTTAACGGTATTTCAGCTTTAGTATTAGCAATTCCATCAATTGTTATTATTATTGGAACATTTATTTTTTCTGTTGCTGTTTTAGGAAATTCAGGAATTTATAACACAGGAAGTTTTGCAACTAGATTTTGACCTATTTTTGCAATTGTTGTAATTAACCTACCAGGAATTGCTACATTTGTAAGAAGATACATAGTTGATGAAATGACTGTTGATTATGCTAAATTTGCTTTAGCTAAAGGAACTAGTTCAAATAAAACATATTATGTTCACATTTTTAGAAATGCTGGAGTAAGAATTATAAGAAGCATTCCAAGTGAAATTATTTTAACAGTATTTGGATCTTCAATGATTGTTGAAACTCAATGAGCTATTCCTGGAATGGGTAGATTAATTAAAGAATCAGCTGGTGGGAACGACTTTTTTGTATTTTTAGGATTTACAGTTTTATCTTCATTTGTAAGTATTTTTGCAAAATTACTAGCTGATTTAGTTCATGTTTTATTAGATCCAAGAGTAAGTTTAACTAAAGATTAG